From a region of the Geothrix sp. 21YS21S-2 genome:
- a CDS encoding HD domain-containing phosphohydrolase produces the protein MPARVLFVDDNLLHLKAMERTFRDLYEVTVAGSGHEALDLIMDSPPFAAIVCDMRMPGMDGVELLQEVQSLSPDSTRIMLTGQEDQLTAVEALNSGNVFRFLTKPCDNRAVAAVLEAGVRQYDLLCSSRVLLEETLAGSVQVLVDLLSVFDPKAFGQAQETREYALRIAGKLGIPSPWDLGLAALLAPVGRMALPLPIQSKLNWSEPLTPAEQAVFVRIPESGARIVGNIPRLQPVARIIRYATKNFDGAGYPEDGVRGEEIPLESRILRVLTDFLEGLRLRRSKTVVLEQLKLAKGAYDPRVLGVLEELLQVQPPAAEGADPGRRLVAIRELTPGMCLVEDLCTPEGALVLAAGTRLAQIHLERLRSVASIARLVEAILVEQ, from the coding sequence ATGCCAGCTAGGGTCCTGTTCGTGGACGACAACCTTCTCCACCTGAAGGCCATGGAAAGGACCTTCCGGGACCTGTACGAGGTGACCGTGGCCGGGTCCGGCCACGAGGCCCTGGACCTCATCATGGATTCCCCCCCCTTCGCGGCCATCGTCTGCGACATGCGGATGCCCGGGATGGACGGCGTCGAGCTTCTGCAGGAGGTCCAGTCCCTGTCCCCCGACTCCACCCGGATCATGCTCACGGGCCAGGAGGACCAGCTGACCGCCGTGGAGGCCCTGAACAGCGGCAACGTCTTCCGCTTCCTCACCAAGCCCTGCGACAACCGGGCCGTGGCCGCGGTGCTGGAGGCCGGCGTGCGCCAGTACGACCTGCTCTGCTCCAGCCGGGTCCTCCTCGAGGAGACCCTCGCCGGCAGCGTGCAGGTGCTGGTGGACCTGCTGTCGGTGTTCGATCCCAAGGCCTTCGGCCAGGCCCAGGAGACCCGCGAGTACGCCCTGAGGATCGCCGGGAAGCTGGGCATCCCGTCCCCCTGGGACCTGGGCCTGGCGGCCCTGCTCGCGCCGGTGGGGCGCATGGCCCTGCCCCTGCCGATCCAGTCCAAGCTGAACTGGTCGGAGCCCCTCACCCCGGCCGAACAGGCCGTATTCGTGCGGATACCCGAGAGCGGGGCCCGCATCGTGGGGAACATCCCCCGCCTGCAGCCCGTGGCCCGGATCATCCGGTACGCGACCAAGAACTTCGACGGCGCCGGCTACCCCGAGGACGGGGTCCGCGGCGAGGAGATCCCGCTGGAGTCGCGGATCCTGCGCGTGCTGACGGACTTCCTGGAGGGCCTCCGCCTGCGCCGGTCGAAGACGGTCGTGCTGGAGCAGCTCAAGCTGGCCAAGGGCGCCTACGACCCGCGGGTCCTGGGCGTGCTGGAGGAGCTCCTGCAGGTTCAGCCGCCGGCCGCCGAGGGCGCGGACCCCGGCCGCAGGCTCGTGGCCATCCGGGAGCTGACGCCCGGCATGTGCCTGGTCGAGGACCTCTGCACCCCCGAGGGGGCCCTGGTCCTGGCCGCGGGCACGCGGCTGGCCCAGATCCACCTGGAGCGCCTGCGCAGCGTGGCCTCCATCGCGAGGCTGGTGGAGGCGATCCTGGTGGAGCAGTAG
- a CDS encoding efflux RND transporter permease subunit encodes MIQRIIRFSAENKFLVLAAGLVALVLSFWAMRTIPLDALPDLSDTQVIVYSKWDRSPDQVEDQVTYPIVTSLLGAPKVKAVRGLSDFGFSYVYVIFEDGTDIYWARSRVLEYLSKITASLPQGVKTELGPDATAVGWVYQYALVDKSGRHSTDELRSTQDWFIRYALQAVPGVAEVATVGGQARQFQVSLNPNKMATYRITIDKVIAAVKAANNEGGGRLVEFSGREYMVRGRGYARTTRDLESAVLKVEGGTPVRLSDVATVSLGPEMRRGLADLDGQGDVVGGIVVMRQGENALAVIGRVKDKLKELKSSLPAGVEVLPVYDRSTLIEKAIATVKDKLVEEMIVVSIIILIFLWHIPSAIVPIVTIPLSVALAFIPMLFMGQNANLMSLAGIAISIGVLVDGAIVEVENAYKKLEHWVSGGRVGDFHKVRLEALLEVGPSVFFSLLVIAIAFMPVFTLVDQEGRLFRPLAYSKNLAMAIAAILALTVDPALRMLFARMDPFTFKPKWLAWTATQALVGTYYPEEKHPVSRFLHRIYERPCRFVLRHAKATIAVAVLMVVATIPVFMRLGSEFMPRLGEGTLLYMPSTLPGLSQTEAQRILQVQDRLIRTVPEVERVFGKAGRADTATDPAPFSMMETVIQLKPEEQWRETKRWYSSWAPNWAKSVLRSFWRDRITEEDIVADLDRAVRLPAIPNAWTMPIKARIDMLSTGIRTPVGLKVNGADLKVIQQIAVEAEGILRNVPGTRSALAERTAEGYFLDFELKREELARYGLSVEEANMMVMTAIGGDNQTTIFDGRARYPVNVRYARDYRENPAALGRVLVPLPNGSAVPMEAIADLKLVLGPGMIRDENAMLNGYVLVDFDTSKTDVGTYVKNAKAAIEKELKLPAGYSLDWSGQFENMIRVKERLKLIVPITLVLIFGLLYANTRSAFKASLVMMAVPFSAIGAFWLMWILGYNTSIAVWVGLIALLGLDAETGVFMLLFLDLSHEEARKAGRLNTTGDLVEAIIHGAVKRVRPKAMTVFAAFIGLLPIMWSTGTGADVMKRIAAPMVGGLATSFLLELLVYPAVYYLWKKKEVSEGPESPLAV; translated from the coding sequence ATGATCCAGCGAATCATCCGGTTCTCCGCGGAGAACAAGTTCCTGGTGCTGGCGGCGGGCCTCGTCGCCCTCGTCCTGTCCTTCTGGGCCATGCGCACCATCCCCCTGGACGCCCTGCCGGACCTCTCCGACACCCAGGTGATCGTGTACTCCAAGTGGGACCGCAGTCCCGACCAGGTGGAGGACCAGGTCACCTACCCCATCGTCACCAGCCTTCTGGGGGCCCCCAAGGTCAAGGCCGTGCGCGGGCTCTCGGATTTCGGCTTCAGCTACGTGTACGTCATCTTCGAGGACGGCACCGACATCTACTGGGCGCGCTCGCGCGTCCTGGAATACCTCAGCAAGATCACCGCCAGCCTGCCCCAGGGCGTCAAGACCGAGCTGGGCCCGGACGCCACGGCCGTGGGGTGGGTGTACCAGTACGCCCTCGTGGACAAGAGCGGCCGGCACAGCACCGACGAACTGCGGTCCACGCAGGACTGGTTCATCCGGTACGCCCTGCAGGCCGTCCCCGGCGTGGCCGAAGTGGCCACCGTGGGCGGCCAGGCCCGCCAGTTCCAGGTGAGCCTCAATCCCAACAAGATGGCCACCTACCGCATCACCATCGACAAGGTCATCGCGGCGGTGAAGGCCGCCAACAACGAGGGCGGCGGGCGCCTGGTGGAGTTCAGCGGCCGGGAGTACATGGTGCGCGGACGGGGCTACGCCCGCACCACCAGGGACCTGGAGAGCGCCGTGCTCAAGGTCGAGGGGGGCACACCCGTGCGCCTCTCGGACGTGGCCACCGTCAGCCTGGGTCCCGAGATGCGCCGCGGCCTGGCGGACCTGGACGGCCAGGGCGACGTGGTGGGCGGCATCGTCGTCATGCGCCAGGGCGAGAACGCCCTGGCCGTCATCGGCAGGGTGAAGGACAAGCTCAAGGAGCTCAAGTCCTCGCTGCCCGCGGGCGTGGAGGTCCTGCCCGTGTACGACCGCTCCACCCTCATCGAGAAGGCCATCGCCACGGTGAAGGACAAGCTGGTGGAGGAGATGATCGTCGTCTCCATCATCATCCTCATCTTCCTCTGGCACATCCCCTCGGCCATCGTGCCCATCGTCACCATCCCCCTGAGCGTGGCCCTGGCCTTCATCCCCATGCTGTTCATGGGCCAGAACGCCAACCTCATGTCCCTGGCCGGCATCGCCATCTCCATCGGCGTGCTGGTGGACGGGGCCATCGTGGAGGTGGAGAACGCCTACAAGAAGCTGGAGCACTGGGTGAGCGGCGGCCGCGTGGGCGACTTCCACAAGGTGCGCCTGGAGGCCCTGCTGGAGGTGGGACCCAGCGTCTTCTTTTCGCTGCTGGTCATCGCCATCGCCTTCATGCCCGTGTTCACCCTGGTGGACCAGGAGGGGCGCCTCTTCCGGCCCCTGGCGTACTCCAAGAACCTGGCCATGGCCATCGCGGCCATCCTGGCCCTGACGGTGGACCCCGCCCTGCGCATGCTCTTCGCCCGCATGGACCCCTTCACCTTCAAGCCGAAGTGGCTGGCCTGGACCGCCACCCAGGCCCTCGTGGGCACCTACTACCCCGAGGAGAAGCACCCCGTCAGCCGCTTCCTCCACCGCATCTACGAGCGGCCCTGCCGCTTCGTGCTGCGCCACGCCAAGGCCACCATCGCCGTGGCCGTGCTCATGGTGGTGGCCACGATCCCCGTGTTCATGCGCCTGGGATCCGAGTTCATGCCCCGCCTGGGGGAGGGCACCCTCCTCTACATGCCCTCCACCCTGCCGGGACTCAGCCAGACCGAGGCCCAGCGCATCCTCCAGGTGCAGGACCGCCTCATCCGCACCGTGCCCGAGGTGGAGCGCGTCTTCGGGAAGGCGGGCAGGGCCGACACCGCCACGGACCCCGCGCCCTTCTCCATGATGGAGACGGTGATCCAGCTCAAGCCCGAGGAGCAGTGGCGGGAGACGAAGCGCTGGTACTCCTCCTGGGCGCCCAACTGGGCCAAGTCCGTCCTGCGGTCCTTCTGGCGCGACCGCATCACCGAGGAGGACATCGTGGCCGACCTGGACCGCGCCGTGCGGCTCCCGGCCATCCCCAACGCCTGGACCATGCCCATCAAGGCCCGCATCGACATGCTCTCCACGGGCATCCGCACCCCGGTGGGCCTGAAGGTCAACGGCGCCGACCTGAAGGTGATCCAGCAGATCGCCGTGGAGGCCGAGGGCATCCTGCGCAACGTGCCGGGCACCCGCAGCGCCCTGGCCGAGCGCACCGCGGAAGGCTACTTCCTGGACTTCGAGCTCAAGCGGGAGGAGCTGGCCCGCTACGGCCTGAGCGTCGAGGAGGCCAACATGATGGTCATGACCGCCATCGGCGGCGACAACCAGACCACCATCTTCGACGGCCGCGCCCGCTACCCCGTGAACGTGCGGTACGCCCGGGACTACCGGGAGAATCCCGCCGCCCTGGGCCGCGTCCTGGTGCCCCTGCCCAACGGTTCCGCGGTGCCCATGGAAGCCATCGCCGACCTCAAGCTGGTGCTGGGCCCCGGCATGATCCGGGACGAGAACGCCATGCTCAACGGCTACGTGCTGGTGGACTTCGACACCTCGAAGACCGACGTGGGCACCTACGTGAAGAACGCCAAGGCCGCCATCGAGAAGGAGCTCAAGCTCCCGGCCGGCTACAGCCTGGACTGGAGCGGCCAGTTCGAGAACATGATCCGGGTGAAGGAGCGCCTGAAGCTCATCGTCCCCATCACGCTCGTCCTCATCTTCGGCCTGCTCTACGCCAACACCAGGAGCGCCTTCAAGGCCTCCCTGGTGATGATGGCCGTGCCGTTCTCCGCCATCGGGGCCTTCTGGCTCATGTGGATCCTGGGCTACAACACGTCGATCGCCGTGTGGGTGGGCCTCATCGCCCTCCTGGGCCTGGACGCCGAGACCGGGGTCTTCATGCTGCTCTTCCTCGACCTCTCCCATGAGGAAGCGAGGAAGGCCGGGCGCCTGAACACCACCGGCGACCTGGTGGAGGCCATCATCCACGGCGCCGTCAAGCGCGTGCGCCCCAAGGCCATGACCGTCTTCGCCGCCTTCATCGGCCTCTTGCCCATCATGTGGTCCACGGGCACCGGCGCCGACGTGATGAAGCGGATCGCGGCGCCGATGGTGGGAGGCCTGGCGACGAGCTTCCTTCTCGAACTGCTGGTATACCCCGCCGTCTACTACCTGTGGAAGAAGAAGGAAGTGTCCGAAGGCCCCGAATCTCCACTGGCAGTCTAG
- a CDS encoding response regulator transcription factor: MRILIVDDEPILLLALQRSFRLEQPEWEVVMARSASEALEQLRLQAFDVLVTDIRMPGMDGMALLGEVRADPLLTDTTVIFMTSLDDRESMRAGMIAGADDYLTKPFTPSELLAAIGGRLRRKEMVPLLTREAQVSREQLAGLLTERETEVLVNIGRGLVTKEIAAELGISPRTVDVHRTNLMRKLDLHNATALARLAIKAQLV; this comes from the coding sequence ATGCGAATCCTGATTGTCGATGATGAGCCCATCCTCCTCCTGGCCCTCCAGCGCTCCTTCAGGCTGGAGCAGCCGGAGTGGGAAGTGGTCATGGCCCGGTCGGCTTCGGAGGCCCTCGAGCAGCTGAGGCTCCAGGCCTTCGACGTGCTGGTCACGGATATCCGCATGCCGGGCATGGACGGGATGGCCCTGCTGGGCGAGGTGCGGGCCGACCCCCTCCTGACGGACACGACGGTGATCTTCATGACCTCCCTGGACGACCGGGAGAGCATGCGGGCAGGAATGATTGCCGGGGCCGATGACTACCTCACCAAGCCCTTCACGCCGTCCGAGCTTTTGGCGGCCATCGGCGGGCGGCTCCGCCGGAAGGAGATGGTTCCCCTCCTGACGCGGGAGGCCCAGGTTTCCCGGGAGCAGCTGGCGGGGCTCCTGACCGAGCGCGAGACCGAGGTGCTCGTCAACATCGGCCGCGGCCTGGTCACCAAGGAGATCGCCGCCGAGCTGGGCATCAGCCCCCGCACCGTGGATGTCCACCGCACCAACCTGATGCGCAAGCTGGACCTGCACAACGCCACCGCCCTGGCGCGGCTCGCGATCAAGGCCCAGCTGGTGTAG
- the ltrA gene encoding group II intron reverse transcriptase/maturase has translation MTSNSVSTKQQRIAELARIHPEVAFTSLAYHMDLDWMKEAFGRTRKDGATGVDGVTGKEYGENLESNLQSLLNRAKNGDTYKAPPVRRTYIPKGDGSQRPLGIPAFEDKVLQRAVVMVMEPLYEQDFLDCSYGFRPGRSAHMALEAIWQGLMDMGGGWVLDVDIRKYFDTLDHGKLREILDLRMKDGVLRRLIGKWLNAGVLEKGCITHPETGSPQGGVVSPMLANIYLHEVLDVWFEREVKPRLRGRAFLVRYADDFVMGFAQEEDAKRVMEVLPKRFERYGLTIHPDKTRLVEFWKPREPRDPNGGPGHFDFLGFTHYWATAKNGRWVVKRKTAKSRMSRALTKIGEWMAKHRHLPVREQWRTINQKLVGHFRYYGITGNSRALAHFRYEVGRRWRGWLNRRSQRARMTWDRMNKLLARFPLAPAISYASKLRPQRP, from the coding sequence ATGACATCCAACAGCGTCTCCACGAAACAACAACGGATCGCAGAACTGGCCAGGATCCACCCGGAGGTGGCTTTCACCTCCTTGGCCTACCACATGGACCTGGACTGGATGAAGGAAGCCTTCGGGCGCACCCGCAAGGATGGGGCGACCGGGGTGGACGGCGTGACGGGCAAGGAATACGGGGAAAACCTGGAGTCCAACCTCCAGAGCCTCCTGAACCGGGCTAAGAACGGCGACACCTACAAGGCCCCTCCAGTCCGGAGAACCTACATCCCGAAAGGGGATGGCAGCCAACGCCCCCTGGGCATTCCCGCCTTCGAAGACAAGGTCCTGCAAAGGGCCGTGGTGATGGTGATGGAACCGCTCTATGAGCAGGACTTCCTGGACTGCTCCTACGGGTTCAGGCCCGGGCGCTCCGCGCACATGGCGCTGGAGGCGATTTGGCAGGGGTTGATGGACATGGGGGGAGGCTGGGTGCTTGACGTGGATATCCGTAAGTATTTCGATACTTTGGACCACGGGAAGCTGCGGGAAATCCTTGACCTGCGGATGAAGGACGGCGTTCTGAGGCGCCTGATCGGCAAATGGCTCAACGCGGGCGTGCTGGAGAAAGGATGCATCACGCACCCGGAAACCGGCTCGCCCCAGGGCGGGGTGGTCAGTCCGATGCTCGCCAACATCTACCTCCACGAGGTGCTGGACGTGTGGTTTGAAAGGGAGGTCAAGCCCCGACTCCGGGGTCGGGCCTTCCTGGTGCGCTACGCGGACGACTTCGTGATGGGCTTTGCCCAGGAGGAGGATGCCAAGCGGGTTATGGAAGTCCTGCCCAAGCGGTTCGAGCGGTATGGCCTGACGATCCACCCGGATAAGACCCGGCTGGTGGAGTTCTGGAAGCCGAGGGAGCCCAGGGACCCCAATGGGGGACCAGGCCACTTCGACTTCCTGGGATTCACCCACTACTGGGCCACGGCCAAGAACGGCCGGTGGGTGGTGAAGCGGAAGACCGCGAAGAGCCGGATGAGTCGGGCGCTCACGAAGATCGGGGAGTGGATGGCCAAACACCGCCACCTCCCGGTGCGCGAGCAATGGCGGACGATCAACCAGAAACTGGTCGGTCACTTCAGGTATTACGGGATCACGGGGAACTCCAGGGCCCTGGCGCACTTCCGCTATGAAGTTGGGCGAAGGTGGCGTGGATGGCTCAACCGGAGGTCCCAGCGGGCCCGCATGACCTGGGATCGCATGAACAAGCTTCTGGCTCGGTTCCCACTGGCCCCAGCCATCAGTTACGCATCGAAACTACGTCCTCAGCGACCGTGA